The following coding sequences lie in one Kribbella sp. NBC_00709 genomic window:
- a CDS encoding ABC transporter substrate-binding protein encodes MGEQHVRRRTVLKGAVGALGLGSALGSTLAACGGSDSGGGTTSGGKAVVRMWSWYNDQEDQFPKLISAFEAAHSNIKIENRIFGTPDQYLPALQAAVAGGDVPEIFAPHTRALTYGTGGISADLKQELGDDFLKDFFDSANQEYTLDGKQYAVGWMAQTFGIFYNPDMLKKAGVEEDGIETWDDLIAASQKIKATGKFPVALSCNPTTSSLDFFLPLITQVADDPTYYLKLDQLKDGTTYEDPKVIQAIELQQKIVKGGVFQPGTTGTSGDQAPQIFYTGKSAMLFNGSWTPQGLTKDATPAFNKLYKVMKTPAIAPGKRHWTANQAGAGWAVAANSKNKDAALEFLKFMYSAEQYSPTMNDSNSMPATKSAAARIELPIMKQMTSWLLDGDGCPHIPFGPGSVAAGDPLAKIFDGSGEPAAVAKAMQQAVQNAKGG; translated from the coding sequence ATGGGCGAACAGCACGTGCGGCGGCGGACAGTTCTCAAAGGGGCGGTGGGTGCGCTCGGCCTCGGATCCGCTCTCGGATCCACGCTGGCTGCCTGCGGTGGCAGCGACAGCGGCGGCGGGACCACCAGCGGCGGGAAGGCCGTGGTCCGGATGTGGTCCTGGTACAACGACCAGGAGGATCAGTTCCCGAAGCTGATCAGCGCGTTCGAGGCCGCGCACAGCAACATCAAGATCGAGAACCGGATCTTCGGCACCCCGGACCAGTACCTGCCGGCGTTGCAGGCCGCGGTCGCGGGTGGCGACGTACCGGAGATCTTCGCGCCGCACACGCGGGCGCTGACGTACGGCACCGGCGGCATCTCCGCCGACCTCAAGCAGGAGCTCGGCGACGACTTCCTGAAGGACTTCTTCGACTCGGCCAACCAGGAGTACACCCTGGACGGCAAGCAGTACGCAGTCGGCTGGATGGCGCAGACGTTCGGGATCTTCTACAACCCGGACATGCTGAAGAAGGCCGGGGTCGAGGAGGACGGCATCGAGACCTGGGACGACCTGATCGCGGCGTCGCAGAAGATCAAGGCGACCGGCAAGTTCCCGGTGGCGCTGAGCTGCAACCCGACCACGAGCTCGCTCGACTTCTTCCTGCCGCTGATCACGCAGGTGGCCGACGACCCGACGTACTACCTGAAGCTCGACCAGCTCAAGGACGGCACGACCTACGAGGATCCGAAGGTGATCCAGGCGATCGAGCTGCAGCAGAAGATCGTCAAGGGCGGCGTCTTCCAGCCCGGGACCACGGGCACCAGCGGCGACCAGGCCCCGCAGATCTTCTACACCGGCAAGTCGGCGATGCTCTTCAACGGCAGCTGGACCCCGCAGGGCCTGACCAAGGACGCGACCCCGGCGTTCAACAAGCTGTACAAGGTGATGAAGACGCCGGCAATCGCGCCCGGGAAGCGGCACTGGACCGCGAACCAGGCCGGCGCCGGCTGGGCGGTCGCGGCGAACAGCAAGAACAAGGACGCCGCGCTGGAGTTCCTGAAGTTCATGTACTCCGCGGAGCAGTACTCCCCCACGATGAACGACTCGAACTCGATGCCGGCCACCAAGAGCGCCGCGGCCCGGATCGAGCTGCCCATCATGAAGCAGATGACGTCGTGGCTGCTCGACGGCGACGGGTGCCCGCACATCCCGTTCGGGCCCGGCTCGGTGGCGGCCGGCGATCCGCTCGCGAAGATCTTCGACGGCAGCGGCGAGCCGGCGGCGGTCGCCAAGGCGATGCAGCAGGCGGTCCAGAACGCCAAGGGCGGCTGA